One Eubacteriales bacterium mix99 genomic window carries:
- the menA gene encoding 1,4-dihydroxy-2-naphthoate polyprenyltransferase has translation MKIRSFLKLVEIQTKAASMVPFIFGTVFALYRYRQFDFWNFLFMLISLLSFDMTTTAINNYQDYKRAKKKKGFGYERHNAIVRDHLEETTVRTVILVLLAVAVTFGILLYRRTSLIVLITGIVSFAVGILYTCGPVPISRMPLGECFSGFFMGFVIIFLSVWIQIPDEALAYLTFAGGLADLHVDFYELLRLFLVAWPVNACIANIMLANNICDMEDDLENRRYTLPVYIGKERALTLFQGLYYSAFVSILLLWIPGILPWTVLPVLFTLIPVRRNIDAFRKLPTKKDTFVVAIQNFLLINVSLILLVAVGILL, from the coding sequence TTGAAGATACGTAGTTTTTTGAAACTGGTGGAAATACAGACCAAAGCAGCCAGCATGGTTCCTTTCATTTTTGGCACTGTTTTTGCCTTATACCGATACCGGCAGTTTGATTTTTGGAACTTTCTGTTTATGCTGATTTCCCTGCTGAGTTTTGATATGACCACAACGGCCATCAATAATTATCAGGATTATAAAAGAGCGAAAAAGAAAAAGGGATTCGGCTATGAACGGCATAATGCCATAGTCCGGGATCATCTGGAGGAAACCACGGTACGGACCGTGATCCTGGTGCTGCTTGCCGTTGCCGTTACCTTCGGGATCCTGTTGTACCGCCGCACCTCCCTCATTGTTTTGATCACCGGGATTGTCTCTTTTGCCGTTGGCATCCTGTATACCTGCGGACCGGTTCCGATCTCGCGAATGCCTCTGGGCGAATGTTTTTCCGGCTTCTTTATGGGATTTGTCATCATTTTTCTGTCCGTATGGATCCAGATTCCTGATGAGGCCCTGGCTTATCTGACCTTTGCCGGCGGGCTGGCGGATCTTCATGTGGACTTCTATGAGCTGCTGCGTCTTTTTCTGGTGGCCTGGCCGGTCAACGCCTGCATTGCCAATATCATGCTGGCAAACAATATCTGCGATATGGAAGACGACCTGGAAAACAGACGGTACACCCTTCCGGTTTATATCGGGAAGGAAAGGGCTCTGACCTTGTTTCAGGGCCTTTATTACTCAGCATTTGTCAGTATCCTTCTGCTTTGGATTCCTGGCATTCTTCCATGGACGGTTCTCCCGGTTCTGTTTACCCTCATTCCGGTTCGAAGGAATATCGATGCTTTCCGGAAGCTTCCGACGAAGAAGGACACATTCGTAGTTGCCATCCAAAACTTTCTGCTGATCAATGTTTCCCTGATTCTGCTTGTTGCTGTCGGAATCCTGCTTTGA
- a CDS encoding AEC family transporter, with amino-acid sequence MAGAHAAKLGVAVESSIVVRQVIVLFLVLLVGLYSKKRNIISADMVGKLSDLLLQVTQPLLIVSSFDFNFSEEMLRNAGLVLLLSLVIHLVSMLAGRFLYLRWPERTRNVLKYITVFSNCGFMGLPVLDSIFGSIGIFYGALYSVPFQVLALSYGVMIFTGRGDRDALKKILTHPILLSVAVGMLLFLLQIPLPDVVMQAVSMVGSMTTPLSMLIVGSLLAEVPVRELFRGKEIYYGSAVRLIVLPLLVYAMLSPLRLPKDVLHVCVILTAMPAAANAAIYSRKYGGDAGLASRCISISTILSVFTMPLILMIF; translated from the coding sequence GTGGCAGGGGCTCATGCTGCAAAGTTGGGGGTTGCCGTGGAAAGCAGTATTGTTGTTCGTCAGGTCATCGTTTTGTTTTTGGTGTTGCTGGTTGGGCTGTATTCCAAAAAGAGAAATATCATATCCGCGGATATGGTCGGGAAATTATCCGACCTGTTGCTTCAGGTAACGCAGCCGCTGCTGATCGTTTCTTCCTTTGATTTTAACTTTTCGGAAGAGATGCTCCGAAATGCCGGACTGGTGTTGCTGTTGTCCCTGGTGATCCATCTGGTATCCATGCTGGCAGGCAGGTTCCTCTATCTGCGCTGGCCGGAACGAACCCGGAATGTATTGAAATACATAACGGTATTTTCCAATTGCGGGTTTATGGGTTTGCCGGTGCTGGACAGCATTTTTGGCAGTATAGGGATATTTTATGGCGCTTTGTATTCCGTTCCGTTTCAAGTTCTGGCTTTGTCCTACGGGGTCATGATTTTTACGGGCAGGGGTGACAGGGATGCCCTGAAAAAGATCCTGACCCACCCCATCCTTCTTTCCGTTGCCGTTGGCATGCTTCTCTTTCTTTTGCAGATTCCGCTGCCGGATGTGGTGATGCAGGCTGTTTCCATGGTGGGATCCATGACGACGCCTCTTTCCATGCTAATCGTCGGGTCTTTGCTGGCAGAGGTGCCGGTACGGGAGCTGTTTCGGGGGAAGGAGATTTATTACGGGAGTGCCGTGCGGCTGATTGTTCTTCCCTTGCTGGTTTATGCCATGCTGAGCCCCCTGAGGCTGCCAAAGGACGTATTGCATGTCTGTGTCATTCTGACTGCCATGCCTGCCGCAGCCAATGCTGCCATTTATTCTAGAAAATATGGCGGGGATGCCGGCCTGGCTTCCCGATGCATCAGCATTTCCACCATTTTATCCGTTTTTACTATGCCGCTGATTCTCATGATTTTTTGA
- a CDS encoding RNA methyltransferase yields MGDAKIVEGKSEKRFYKKGWKVFQMVPEVIRVWSKNNVYQHIEVLSRNREKRNKYGEFFVEGVNPISRLVENKWSIHSLIYMQDVRLSEWARNILKTAGAREHIELPAALMAELSDKEEPSELLAVADMPDNSLSRIRIHDHLLLVLFDRPSDYGNLGTIIRTCDSFRADGLILTGHCVDLYDPRTIRASVGSLFTLPVLRLPSHRELLPWLTGIRSALPGFHIVGSDEKADTDLADHDFTAPTALVLGNETSGMSQSYRSLCDSMVRISIHGSASSLNVACAASILLYEADRQRRRLSYHPGVTKKENSNEPQRY; encoded by the coding sequence ATGGGAGATGCTAAAATCGTTGAGGGAAAGTCGGAGAAACGGTTTTATAAAAAAGGATGGAAGGTGTTTCAAATGGTTCCGGAAGTCATCCGGGTCTGGTCCAAAAATAACGTGTATCAGCATATTGAGGTATTAAGCCGCAATCGGGAAAAGCGAAACAAATATGGGGAGTTTTTTGTGGAAGGTGTGAATCCCATTTCCCGCCTGGTGGAGAACAAATGGAGTATTCACTCTCTGATCTATATGCAGGATGTCCGCCTGTCCGAATGGGCACGGAACATCCTGAAAACAGCCGGGGCAAGGGAACACATCGAATTGCCGGCGGCCCTTATGGCGGAGCTCAGTGACAAGGAGGAACCTTCGGAATTGCTGGCGGTGGCCGACATGCCGGATAACTCCCTTTCCCGGATTCGGATTCACGATCATTTGCTGCTTGTACTGTTTGACCGTCCTTCTGATTATGGAAATCTGGGAACCATTATACGGACCTGTGATTCCTTCCGGGCAGACGGGCTGATTCTGACCGGCCATTGCGTCGATCTTTATGATCCGCGCACGATCCGGGCCAGTGTCGGCTCTCTTTTTACCTTACCGGTCCTCCGGCTGCCGTCCCATAGGGAACTGCTGCCCTGGCTGACTGGAATCCGGAGTGCCCTGCCGGGGTTTCACATTGTCGGCTCGGACGAAAAGGCGGATACCGATCTTGCGGATCATGACTTCACCGCTCCCACTGCTCTCGTTCTCGGAAACGAAACCAGCGGTATGAGCCAAAGCTATCGCAGCCTGTGTGACAGTATGGTTCGGATCTCAATCCACGGTTCCGCTTCTTCCCTGAATGTGGCATGTGCAGCATCGATTCTTCTGTATGAGGCCGACCGCCAGAGACGCCGATTATCGTATCACCCGGGTGTAACAAAAAAGGAGAACTCTAATGAACCGCAACGATATTGA
- a CDS encoding DUF2164 domain-containing protein, whose translation MNRNDIDREKKKQCIEDIKVYFENERDEVIGDMAAELFLGFILEKIAPVIYNRALEDVYRFLDDRLDDLFVLEK comes from the coding sequence ATGAACCGCAACGATATTGATCGGGAGAAGAAAAAGCAGTGTATCGAGGACATCAAGGTTTATTTTGAAAACGAAAGGGACGAGGTCATAGGGGATATGGCTGCCGAACTCTTTCTGGGATTTATCCTGGAGAAAATCGCTCCGGTTATTTATAATCGGGCATTGGAAGATGTGTACCGCTTTTTGGACGATAGGCTGGATGATCTGTTTGTCCTGGAGAAATGA
- a CDS encoding DEAD/DEAH box helicase gives MEKTEHQEVFLPDYMKEPGPCNHYYGTLTYNGRTGKWIIKGEPCVCQMAKRLFPGCAGKSRGVARFPANRRIIGDLNWLMLRYPLKIRNPKRWDAEMAEARQHVLARERSNQYPLKTEPSDTLFHGELMEFQKEGLGFLLQNNRTLLADEMGLGKTVEALAYLAQTGAYPALLVVPAHLVKNWEGEIRRFLQMPDVHVVRGLKPYTLPKAHLYIIHYLLLRGWKEVLPKAGFQTVIFDEIQELRHAGTEKYSSASLIADSCRNVIGLSGTPIYNRGGEMWNVMNILDYHCLGDWDSFTREWCYGYGNGIVTDPKLLGEYLKREGLLFRRTKDQVLKELPPKRRLVQEIGSDAGVYDALMTGAMEKVRLLDSVDEAFDQRRLADQIAQEERQATGVAKAPYVCAFVRALLEGDEKILLFAHHHKVMDRYKKELKHYHPAFVTGRETAGQKDESIRRFMEGKTNLCVISLRAAAGLNLQRATCVVFGELDWSPAVHSQAEDRAHRIGQRDSILCYYLVTSRGSDQDIQEALGLKVSQFVNMMGDRFETEEDRLLAQGAADRHIRKVIGRLREKAGLPPIPSLAADVL, from the coding sequence ATGGAAAAGACAGAGCATCAGGAAGTGTTTTTGCCGGACTATATGAAGGAGCCTGGCCCGTGCAACCATTATTACGGTACCCTCACCTACAACGGCAGAACCGGGAAATGGATCATCAAGGGCGAGCCCTGTGTCTGTCAGATGGCAAAACGGCTGTTCCCGGGATGCGCGGGCAAAAGCAGAGGAGTGGCCCGGTTTCCGGCCAACCGGCGGATCATCGGGGATCTAAACTGGCTGATGCTCCGTTATCCCCTGAAGATCCGGAATCCGAAACGGTGGGATGCGGAGATGGCCGAGGCAAGACAGCATGTCCTGGCCAGGGAACGAAGCAACCAATATCCGTTGAAGACAGAGCCTTCCGATACTCTGTTCCATGGAGAACTGATGGAGTTTCAGAAGGAAGGCCTGGGTTTTCTGCTGCAAAACAATCGTACGTTGCTGGCGGATGAAATGGGCCTTGGCAAAACGGTGGAGGCGCTTGCCTACCTGGCTCAGACCGGCGCTTATCCGGCTTTGCTGGTTGTACCCGCACATCTGGTGAAGAACTGGGAAGGGGAGATCCGGCGGTTTCTGCAGATGCCGGACGTTCATGTTGTCCGCGGTCTGAAGCCTTATACCCTGCCGAAGGCGCATTTATACATCATACATTATCTGCTGCTCCGGGGATGGAAGGAAGTTCTGCCAAAGGCAGGATTTCAGACGGTCATTTTTGATGAAATACAGGAGCTGCGTCATGCCGGCACGGAAAAATACAGCAGTGCCAGCCTGATTGCAGACAGCTGCCGCAATGTAATCGGTCTTTCCGGGACCCCGATTTACAACAGGGGCGGGGAGATGTGGAATGTAATGAATATTCTGGATTACCATTGTCTGGGCGATTGGGACAGTTTTACCCGGGAATGGTGCTATGGTTACGGAAACGGGATTGTGACGGATCCGAAATTGTTGGGGGAATACCTGAAACGGGAAGGGCTGCTGTTCCGGCGGACCAAGGATCAGGTTTTGAAGGAACTGCCTCCGAAACGGCGGCTGGTTCAGGAGATTGGTTCCGATGCCGGGGTATACGATGCCCTGATGACCGGTGCAATGGAAAAAGTCCGGCTGTTGGATTCCGTTGACGAGGCTTTTGACCAGAGACGCCTGGCGGATCAGATCGCACAGGAGGAGCGTCAGGCGACCGGGGTGGCCAAGGCGCCTTATGTCTGCGCCTTTGTCCGGGCCCTGCTGGAAGGGGACGAAAAGATATTACTGTTTGCCCATCATCACAAGGTGATGGATCGGTACAAAAAGGAATTGAAGCATTATCATCCGGCATTTGTAACCGGTCGGGAGACGGCAGGGCAGAAGGACGAATCCATACGGCGTTTCATGGAAGGGAAGACCAATTTGTGCGTGATTTCCCTGCGGGCAGCGGCAGGGCTGAATCTGCAGCGGGCAACCTGTGTGGTATTCGGGGAGCTGGACTGGTCCCCGGCGGTACACAGCCAGGCGGAGGATCGGGCTCATCGGATCGGACAGCGGGATTCCATTCTGTGTTATTATCTTGTGACGTCCAGGGGATCGGATCAGGATATCCAGGAGGCGCTGGGCCTCAAGGTGAGTCAGTTTGTCAATATGATGGGGGACCGGTTTGAAACGGAGGAAGACAGGCTGCTGGCACAGGGCGCGGCGGACCGGCATATCCGAAAGGTCATTGGCCGGCTGCGGGAGAAGGCAGGACTGCCGCCAATTCCTTCCCTGGCTGCGGACGTCCTCTGA
- a CDS encoding sugar phosphate isomerase/epimerase gives MKIGVSSYSFSQLVKSGAMKQLDVVAKAKEMGFDAIEFSAFALPEGETPLSFAPRVKEECERVGIEIVNYTIFGDMLNGCNGNLEDEIERLKGEVRVAQVLGSPGIRHDATWGFPEDYAGVRSFDAVLPRLAKGCRAVTEYAADLGIRTMVENHGFFAQDSDRVEKLVTAVDHPNFGLLVDMGNFLCVDEAPEKALGRVMPYAFHVHAKDFHVKSGNGPDPGSGWFTSRAGNYLRGAIVGHGVVPIVQCLKIMKGKGYDGVLSIEFEGIEEPLKGISLGLENLRKYVTQVYGD, from the coding sequence ATGAAAATCGGAGTCAGTTCCTACAGCTTCAGTCAACTGGTGAAAAGCGGTGCGATGAAACAGCTGGACGTGGTCGCGAAAGCGAAGGAAATGGGATTTGATGCCATCGAATTTTCCGCTTTTGCCCTGCCGGAAGGAGAAACGCCTCTTTCCTTTGCTCCCAGGGTAAAGGAAGAATGCGAACGGGTTGGGATTGAGATTGTAAACTACACCATTTTCGGTGATATGCTGAATGGATGCAACGGCAATCTGGAGGATGAGATCGAGCGCCTGAAGGGTGAAGTGCGGGTTGCGCAGGTTCTGGGAAGTCCCGGGATACGTCACGATGCCACATGGGGTTTTCCGGAGGATTATGCGGGGGTTCGCAGCTTTGATGCTGTTTTGCCCAGACTGGCAAAAGGATGCCGCGCCGTTACGGAATATGCTGCGGATCTTGGAATTCGCACAATGGTGGAGAACCATGGATTTTTCGCCCAGGACAGCGACCGGGTGGAGAAGCTGGTGACGGCGGTGGATCATCCCAACTTTGGTCTGTTGGTGGATATGGGCAATTTCCTTTGTGTGGATGAAGCACCGGAGAAGGCACTGGGCCGTGTGATGCCTTACGCATTTCATGTCCATGCCAAGGACTTTCATGTCAAATCCGGGAACGGACCCGATCCGGGAAGCGGATGGTTTACAAGCCGCGCAGGCAATTATCTGCGGGGAGCCATTGTCGGTCATGGCGTTGTCCCCATCGTCCAATGTCTGAAGATTATGAAGGGCAAGGGATATGACGGAGTGCTTTCCATCGAGTTTGAAGGCATAGAGGAACCGCTGAAGGGTATTTCCCTTGGACTGGAAAACCTGAGGAAGTATGTGACACAGGTATACGGGGACTAA
- the nifJ gene encoding pyruvate:ferredoxin (flavodoxin) oxidoreductase, translating into MAKEIKTMDGNQAAAYMSYAFTEVAAIYPITPSSPMAEHVDEWSAHGKKNIFGQKVRVVEMQSEGGASGTVHGSLTAGALTTTYTASQGLLLMIPNMYKIAGELLPAVFHVSARALAAHALSIFGDHQDVMACRQTGFAMLASASVQEAMDLAAVAHLSAIKGRVPFLHFFDGFRTSHEIQKIETIDYEDVKPLVDYEAIREFRNRALNPNHPVVRGSAQNPDIYFQGREAANQYFEAVPEIVEHYMKEITKITGREYHLFDYYGAPDAEYVIVAMGSVCDTIDETVDYLMSRGEKVGVVRVHLYRPFSAEHLLKVMPATVKKIAVLDRTKEPGSIGEPLYQDVLHVFYKQVNKPVIVGGRFGLGSKDTTPSQILSVYRNLEQAQPMDGFTIGINDDVTHHSLPETEEINTTPEGTISCKFWGLGSDGTVGANKSAIKIIGDHTDLYAQGYFSYDSKKSGGTTVSHLRFGKKPIKSPYLVTAADYIACHNKSFLYQTDVLAGIKEGGIFVLNCPWTESELEEKLPASVKKTIAQKNLDFYVIDAIKIASEVGLGNRINMVMQSAFFKLAKVIPLDDAVKYLKESIVTNYGRKGQKIVDMNNKAVDQGINALKKVNVPKMWANIGEEAPKKNSDEPEYVRNIQTPMARLEGDDLPVSTFTESHMEDGTFPTGTTAYEKRGIAVNVPEWQIDKCIQCNQCSFVCPHAVIRPYLLNEEEQKKAPETFQTKKPLGRGMEGLQYRIQVSPLDCTGCGNCANICPAPGKALIMKNADEQIEKQCDNAAFATTITEKSGLLNKFTVKGSQFCPPLFEFNGACPGCGETPYVKLLTQLFGDRMMIANATGCSSIYGASAPSIPYTVNQQGKGPAWANSLFEDNAEFGYGMFLGVKHIREKLADLMQEGLKGDYSDDLKNAFQGWLDARDDGEKSKDASAKLLEVIGKEADRKDSVIAEILDKKSYLIKPSQWIVGGDGWAYDIGYGGLDHVIASGENVNILVLDTEVYSNTGGQSSKSTPTAAVAKFAASGKKIRKKDLGAMAMNYTYVYVTQIAMGANMNQAVRAIKEAEQYDGPSLIIAYAPCINHGIRTGMGTSMHQEKRAVESGYWHLYRYNPELKQQGKNPFQLDSKEPKESFQDFINSEVRYTSLKRTFPDEADELFRKAEENAKDRYAGYKRMAAEDYSKDKE; encoded by the coding sequence ATGGCTAAAGAGATCAAAACCATGGATGGTAACCAGGCAGCAGCATATATGTCCTATGCCTTTACCGAGGTAGCCGCCATTTATCCCATAACGCCGTCTTCGCCAATGGCGGAGCATGTGGACGAGTGGTCCGCCCATGGGAAGAAAAACATTTTCGGACAGAAAGTAAGGGTCGTTGAGATGCAGTCTGAGGGCGGCGCATCCGGAACCGTACATGGCTCCCTTACCGCTGGCGCTCTGACAACGACGTACACCGCATCCCAGGGACTTCTGTTGATGATCCCCAACATGTACAAGATTGCCGGAGAACTGCTGCCGGCAGTATTTCATGTCAGCGCAAGGGCTTTGGCTGCCCATGCCCTGTCCATTTTCGGTGATCATCAGGATGTTATGGCCTGTCGGCAGACAGGGTTTGCCATGCTGGCATCCGCCAGTGTTCAGGAAGCAATGGATCTGGCAGCGGTTGCCCATTTGTCTGCAATCAAGGGCAGGGTTCCCTTCCTTCACTTCTTTGACGGATTCCGCACATCCCATGAGATTCAGAAGATTGAAACCATTGACTATGAGGATGTCAAGCCGCTGGTGGATTATGAAGCCATCCGGGAGTTCCGGAACCGGGCGCTGAATCCCAATCACCCTGTGGTAAGGGGCAGTGCGCAGAACCCGGACATCTATTTCCAGGGCAGGGAAGCTGCCAATCAATATTTTGAGGCTGTTCCGGAGATCGTGGAACATTACATGAAGGAAATCACCAAAATCACCGGGCGGGAATATCATCTGTTTGATTATTACGGTGCTCCCGATGCGGAATATGTCATCGTTGCCATGGGTTCCGTATGTGATACCATTGATGAGACTGTGGATTATCTGATGAGCAGGGGAGAAAAAGTCGGTGTTGTCCGCGTACACCTGTATCGGCCCTTCTCGGCAGAACATTTGTTGAAGGTAATGCCTGCCACAGTGAAAAAGATTGCTGTGCTGGATCGGACCAAAGAGCCCGGATCCATTGGTGAGCCATTGTATCAGGATGTTCTCCATGTATTCTACAAGCAGGTGAACAAGCCGGTTATTGTCGGCGGACGTTTTGGACTGGGCTCAAAGGACACCACGCCGTCTCAGATTCTTTCCGTATATCGCAATCTGGAGCAGGCACAGCCCATGGACGGCTTTACCATCGGCATCAATGATGATGTAACCCATCACTCCCTGCCTGAGACGGAGGAGATCAACACCACACCGGAAGGAACCATCAGCTGCAAATTCTGGGGTCTGGGTTCCGACGGCACCGTAGGCGCCAACAAATCTGCCATCAAGATCATTGGCGACCATACCGATCTGTATGCGCAGGGCTATTTCTCCTACGACAGCAAGAAATCCGGCGGCACCACGGTATCCCATCTGCGGTTCGGCAAGAAGCCGATTAAATCGCCCTATCTGGTAACGGCTGCAGATTATATCGCCTGCCACAACAAGTCTTTCCTGTATCAGACCGATGTCCTGGCAGGGATCAAGGAGGGCGGCATCTTTGTCCTGAACTGTCCCTGGACGGAAAGTGAGCTGGAGGAAAAGCTTCCCGCATCGGTAAAGAAGACCATTGCTCAGAAGAATCTGGACTTCTACGTGATTGATGCCATAAAGATCGCTTCCGAAGTCGGTCTGGGCAACCGTATCAATATGGTAATGCAGTCTGCTTTCTTCAAGCTGGCAAAGGTTATTCCGCTGGATGACGCGGTAAAATACCTGAAAGAGTCCATTGTGACCAATTATGGCAGAAAAGGCCAGAAGATTGTGGACATGAACAATAAAGCTGTGGACCAGGGTATCAACGCACTGAAAAAGGTCAATGTACCCAAAATGTGGGCAAATATTGGCGAAGAAGCACCGAAGAAGAACTCTGACGAGCCGGAATACGTCCGGAACATTCAGACTCCCATGGCCAGGCTGGAAGGCGATGATCTGCCGGTTAGCACCTTTACGGAATCCCATATGGAAGACGGCACCTTCCCCACCGGCACCACTGCCTATGAGAAGAGGGGCATTGCGGTCAATGTGCCGGAATGGCAGATTGATAAATGCATCCAGTGCAACCAGTGTTCGTTTGTGTGCCCGCATGCCGTGATTCGTCCGTATCTGCTGAATGAGGAGGAGCAGAAAAAGGCTCCTGAGACATTTCAGACGAAGAAACCCCTGGGAAGAGGCATGGAAGGCCTGCAGTACCGCATTCAGGTCAGTCCGCTCGACTGCACCGGCTGCGGAAACTGCGCCAATATCTGTCCTGCGCCCGGCAAAGCATTAATTATGAAAAATGCCGATGAGCAGATTGAGAAGCAATGCGACAATGCCGCTTTTGCAACAACGATAACGGAGAAGTCGGGCCTGCTCAATAAATTCACCGTGAAGGGCAGCCAGTTCTGTCCTCCGTTGTTTGAATTCAACGGCGCATGCCCTGGATGCGGCGAGACTCCCTATGTCAAACTGCTGACCCAGTTGTTTGGCGATCGGATGATGATTGCCAATGCCACCGGATGCTCCTCCATATACGGAGCCAGTGCACCTTCCATCCCCTACACCGTAAATCAGCAGGGCAAAGGTCCCGCATGGGCAAACTCCCTTTTTGAAGACAATGCGGAATTTGGATACGGCATGTTCCTTGGGGTAAAGCATATTCGTGAAAAGCTGGCGGATCTGATGCAGGAAGGCCTGAAGGGCGATTACAGTGATGATCTGAAGAATGCCTTCCAGGGATGGCTGGATGCCAGAGACGATGGCGAGAAGTCGAAGGATGCTTCCGCAAAGCTTCTGGAAGTAATCGGGAAGGAAGCAGACAGAAAAGATTCCGTCATTGCAGAAATTCTGGACAAGAAGAGTTATCTCATCAAACCTTCCCAGTGGATTGTCGGCGGCGACGGCTGGGCTTACGATATCGGCTACGGCGGATTGGATCATGTCATTGCATCCGGAGAGAATGTCAATATTCTGGTACTGGATACCGAGGTCTATTCGAATACCGGCGGGCAGTCTTCCAAATCCACTCCCACAGCGGCAGTCGCCAAGTTCGCCGCTTCCGGAAAGAAGATCCGCAAAAAGGATCTGGGTGCCATGGCCATGAACTACACTTATGTTTATGTAACCCAGATTGCCATGGGCGCCAATATGAACCAGGCCGTCCGTGCCATTAAGGAAGCAGAGCAGTATGACGGTCCTTCCCTGATTATCGCATATGCACCATGCATCAATCATGGCATCCGAACCGGAATGGGTACCAGCATGCATCAGGAAAAGCGTGCAGTGGAATCCGGATACTGGCATTTGTATCGGTACAATCCAGAGTTGAAGCAGCAGGGCAAAAACCCCTTCCAGCTGGATTCGAAGGAGCCGAAGGAATCGTTCCAGGATTTCATCAATTCCGAAGTTCGTTATACCTCCCTGAAGAGAACCTTCCCGGATGAGGCAGACGAATTGTTCCGGAAAGCCGAGGAGAATGCAAAGGATCGGTATGCCGGTTACAAACGGATGGCCGCAGAAGATTACTCAAAGGACAAGGAATAA
- a CDS encoding DUF3787 domain-containing protein: MAKKTNKPKNYREPVEKHDTASWANIESLEPVTRVHRPSESEVDNSKKYVDSNEK, translated from the coding sequence ATGGCGAAGAAAACAAACAAGCCAAAGAATTACAGAGAACCTGTCGAAAAGCACGATACCGCTTCCTGGGCCAACATAGAGAGTCTGGAGCCCGTCACCCGGGTCCATAGGCCCAGTGAATCAGAGGTAGATAATTCCAAAAAATATGTAGACTCCAACGAAAAGTAG
- the mnmA gene encoding tRNA 2-thiouridine(34) synthase MnmA: MSGGVDSSVAALLLKRQGYQVIGVFMKNWEEKDENGVCTSTEDYEEAVRVCNQLDIPYYSVNFSKEYWDRVFTYFLEEYKKGRTPNPDVLCNKEIKFRMFLDYAMKIGADYLATGHYAMVDRVDGRVRLLKGVDRGKDQSYFLCALGQHPLSKTMFPVGNLEKKEVRRIAEEAGLKTAHRKDSTGICFIGERNFKEFLSHYLPAQPGEIRSLDHPDRVVGRHDGLMYYTLGQRKGLGIGGGFGSSGEPWFVAEKDLLHNILYVVQGVHHFALYSAGLSADQMNWVAGQPPADTFACHAKFRYRQPDQGVRVAITGEDTCRVAFDKPQKAVTPGQFVVLYQGEECLGGGPIREVFR; encoded by the coding sequence ATGTCCGGCGGAGTGGATTCCTCTGTTGCCGCCCTGTTGCTGAAACGGCAGGGATACCAGGTGATCGGTGTCTTTATGAAGAACTGGGAGGAGAAAGACGAAAACGGTGTCTGCACGTCAACGGAGGATTACGAAGAGGCCGTCCGGGTTTGCAATCAACTGGACATTCCCTATTACTCGGTGAATTTTTCAAAAGAATACTGGGACAGGGTTTTTACTTATTTTTTGGAGGAATATAAGAAGGGGCGGACGCCCAATCCGGATGTCCTGTGTAATAAGGAAATCAAGTTCAGGATGTTCCTGGATTATGCCATGAAGATCGGCGCCGATTATCTGGCCACCGGCCATTACGCCATGGTGGACCGGGTGGACGGCAGGGTCCGGCTGCTGAAGGGCGTGGACAGGGGGAAGGATCAGTCCTATTTCCTATGTGCCCTGGGGCAGCATCCGCTGTCCAAAACCATGTTTCCCGTAGGGAATCTGGAGAAAAAGGAAGTCCGCAGGATTGCGGAGGAAGCCGGGCTGAAAACTGCTCATCGGAAGGACAGCACCGGTATCTGCTTTATCGGGGAACGCAATTTCAAGGAATTTTTAAGCCATTATCTGCCGGCGCAGCCGGGGGAAATCCGCAGTCTGGATCATCCGGACAGGGTTGTGGGCAGGCATGATGGATTGATGTACTATACGCTGGGGCAGAGAAAAGGCCTTGGCATCGGCGGCGGTTTCGGCAGCAGCGGAGAGCCGTGGTTCGTAGCGGAAAAGGATCTGTTGCACAATATCCTGTATGTGGTACAGGGAGTGCATCATTTCGCCCTGTATTCTGCCGGCCTGTCCGCTGATCAAATGAACTGGGTGGCAGGGCAGCCTCCGGCAGACACCTTTGCCTGCCATGCCAAGTTCCGCTATCGCCAGCCGGACCAGGGGGTTCGGGTGGCGATTACCGGAGAGGATACCTGCCGGGTGGCGTTTGACAAGCCTCAGAAAGCGGTGACCCCCGGTCAGTTTGTCGTGCTCTATCAGGGGGAGGAATGTCTGGGCGGCGGCCCCATCCGGGAAGTTTTCAGGTAA